The genome window GATGTTAAATGTTTATAGTTTGTGTTTAGAGTTTCCATTTGCTATATTAATAGCTTTAATGTTAAATGAAGTTAAGAACAAATATTTTAAATCAATAGTACAAACAGCATCGTTTATACCATATTTTATAGCAATAGTTGTAGCAACAGGGATAACAGTAAACGTATTGTCTCCAAGTACAGGAGTTGTAAATATGGTATTAGAAAAATTAGGATTTGAAAAGATCTATTTCCTATCAAAACCAGAATTTTTCAGAGGAATATTTACAGGATTGAATATGTGGAAAACAACAGGATTTAATGCAGTTATTTATTTAGCAGCTTTAACAGCAGTGGATGAGCAATTATATGAGGCAGCAAGAATAGATGGAGCAAATAAATTTAGTCAATTAAGACATATAACAATACCTGCTATAATACCTACTATTGTAATAATGCTTGTTTTAAAAGTTGGAAGCATGTTAAATGTAGCATTTGAAACAGTATTACTATTATATCAACCAGCAACTTATTCAACAGCAGATGTAATCAGTACATATGTATATAGAACAGGAATGTTAATGCAAGACTTTGGATTAGCAACAGCAGTTGGATTATTCAATGCTTTAGTAGGATTTATCCTTGTATATAGTGCAAATAAATGGAGTAAAAAAGTTACTCAATCAAGTTTATGGTAATTAGGGGGTAAAAAGTGACTAATAAGATAAAAATGGGAATGGATGAGAAAATATTTAATATAGCAAACTACATTCTTTTAGCAATATTTGCTTGTATATTTATCTATCCTATAATATATGTATTTTCAGCAGCAGTAAGTAAACCATATTTTGTAGAATCTGGAGTTGTAACACTATTTCCTAAAGGATTTACACTTGAATCTTTTAAAACAGCAATGAATCTGACTGGAATGTGGAGAGCATATGGAAACTCAATATTTATAACAGTAGTAGGAACTGCTGTAAGTATGTTTTTTACAATAACAGGAGCGTATGTTTTATCAAAACCAGAATTAAAATTTAGAAAATTAATAACTATGCTAGTTATAATGACTATGTGGTTTGATCCAGGAATTATTCCTAGATATTTAAACTTTAGAGATCTATATTTGATTAATAGTTATACAGGTGTTATACTTGGATTTGCAATTAATACATTTAATGTAATTATTTTAAAATCATTCTTTGAAGCTATTCCAAAATCACTAGAGGAATCAGCTAGAATAGATGGAGCATCACAATTTCAAATAATGACAAAAATATATCTACCATTATCAGGATCAGCATTAACAACAGTATCACTTTTCTATGCAGTATCAAGATGGAATGGATATTTCTGGACAATGGTATTATTAATAGATGATAAAAAAGCTCCATTACAAGTATTCTTAAAGAAATTGATAATTGAAAAAGATATGGCTGGAGAAGCAAGTCAAATGATAACTATGGAAAGTTTGACATCACCTCAAACTGTAATTTATGCAGTAATAGCGCTATCGTTAATTCCAATATTAACAGTATATCCATTTATTCAAAAATTCTTTAAAAAAGGAGTTACTTTAGGAGCAGTAAAAGGGTAATTAGTGGGAGGAAAAATGAATATAAAGAGAATTCTAATAGGATTAACTGCTACACTTTCATTAATTGGTTGTGGAGTAGAGGAAGTAAAAATTGATGGACCTACAAGAAAGCTTGAAGGGCATGTAATAACAGAAAAACCAAAGGCGTTTACAATATTTGGAATATTTTTAGGAAAAGCATTTGATGGAGAATTACCTGTGTATCAAAAAGCATTTGAAATGACAAATGTAAAATTAGTAGGAACAGCTTCAAAAAACCAAAGTGAAGAAGTTCAAGCATTTAACTTGATGATATCTTCAGGATTAATTCCAGATATTATCGCTTACGAATTGACAGATGAACTAGAAAAATTAGGAATAGATGGTGGATTAATACCATTAGAAAAACTTGTAGATGAGCATGCACCAAATATAAAAAAATTCTGGGAAGAAAATCCAAGATATAAGAAAGATGCTATTGCAGCAGATGGACATATCTATATGATTCCTAACTATAATGACTATTTCAATTTAAGTTGTTCACAAGGTTATTATATAAGAAAAGACTGGTTGAAAAAGCTTGGATTAGAAGAGCCTAAAACAGTAGATGAACTATATACAGTATTAAAAGCATTTAAAGAGCAAGATCCAAATGGAAATGGTAAAAAAGATGAAGTGCCTCTATTTTTGAGAGCTAATATCAATAGAAAAGTAATGATGGCACTTACAGATATCTTTAAAGCGCAATTTGTATGGTATGAAAAGAATGGAAAACCAGTGTTTGGACCTGCTGAACCTGAATATAAAAATGCTATGATCAATTTAGCAAAATGGTATAAAGAAGGGTTAATAGATCAAGAGGTATTTACAAGAGGACTTTCTTCAAGAGACTATATGTTAAGTAATAACTTAGGAGGATTTACAAATGACTGGTTTGCAAGTACAGGTTCATATAATGAAAAATTAAAAGATGTAATTCCAGAATTTGATTTTTCAGTATTATTACCTCCAGAATATAATGGAAATAGAAAGACAGCTACAGCGAGACCAACATATATGGGTGGTTGGGGAATCAGCTATAAAGCTAAAGATCCTGTGACTATTATAAAATATTTTGATTTCTGGTATAGTGAAGAGGGAAGAAGGTTATGGAACTTTGGAATTGAAGGGGATACATATACTTTAGTTGATGGAAAACCTCAATTTACAGATAAAGTTTTAAAAAATCCTCAAGGTAAAAATGCTTTAGCAGTTATAAGAGAAACAGGAGCACAATATAGACTTGGAATGTTCCAAGATGCAGAAAATGAAAAACAATGGGCATCAGATATAACTGTAAAAGATATGGATGAGTATATGAAAAATGATGCAATTCAAGCACCAATGCCAGTATTGAAATATACAAAGACAGAAATTAAAGAATTATTAAAAATAGAATCTCAACTTCGTAATGTAACTGAGGAGATGGCACAAATTTGGTTGTTAG of uncultured Fusobacterium sp. contains these proteins:
- a CDS encoding sugar ABC transporter permease — encoded protein: MKIKGFDRDQKMLYLILIPFILWYAVFMFKPMYGLLIAFKDYSLFRGISGSEWIGLYNFKEFLTSPYFYTTLKNTLMLNVYSLCLEFPFAILIALMLNEVKNKYFKSIVQTASFIPYFIAIVVATGITVNVLSPSTGVVNMVLEKLGFEKIYFLSKPEFFRGIFTGLNMWKTTGFNAVIYLAALTAVDEQLYEAARIDGANKFSQLRHITIPAIIPTIVIMLVLKVGSMLNVAFETVLLLYQPATYSTADVISTYVYRTGMLMQDFGLATAVGLFNALVGFILVYSANKWSKKVTQSSLW
- a CDS encoding carbohydrate ABC transporter permease, whose protein sequence is MTNKIKMGMDEKIFNIANYILLAIFACIFIYPIIYVFSAAVSKPYFVESGVVTLFPKGFTLESFKTAMNLTGMWRAYGNSIFITVVGTAVSMFFTITGAYVLSKPELKFRKLITMLVIMTMWFDPGIIPRYLNFRDLYLINSYTGVILGFAINTFNVIILKSFFEAIPKSLEESARIDGASQFQIMTKIYLPLSGSALTTVSLFYAVSRWNGYFWTMVLLIDDKKAPLQVFLKKLIIEKDMAGEASQMITMESLTSPQTVIYAVIALSLIPILTVYPFIQKFFKKGVTLGAVKG
- a CDS encoding extracellular solute-binding protein, which gives rise to MNIKRILIGLTATLSLIGCGVEEVKIDGPTRKLEGHVITEKPKAFTIFGIFLGKAFDGELPVYQKAFEMTNVKLVGTASKNQSEEVQAFNLMISSGLIPDIIAYELTDELEKLGIDGGLIPLEKLVDEHAPNIKKFWEENPRYKKDAIAADGHIYMIPNYNDYFNLSCSQGYYIRKDWLKKLGLEEPKTVDELYTVLKAFKEQDPNGNGKKDEVPLFLRANINRKVMMALTDIFKAQFVWYEKNGKPVFGPAEPEYKNAMINLAKWYKEGLIDQEVFTRGLSSRDYMLSNNLGGFTNDWFASTGSYNEKLKDVIPEFDFSVLLPPEYNGNRKTATARPTYMGGWGISYKAKDPVTIIKYFDFWYSEEGRRLWNFGIEGDTYTLVDGKPQFTDKVLKNPQGKNALAVIRETGAQYRLGMFQDAENEKQWASDITVKDMDEYMKNDAIQAPMPVLKYTKTEIKELLKIESQLRNVTEEMAQIWLLGVSDVEKDWDGYIERLNDIGLQRSKEIQQTAYDRFMKED